A region from the Pseudonocardia petroleophila genome encodes:
- a CDS encoding serine/threonine-protein kinase has translation MTAPEDPPTRIGNRYRLEERIGAGAMGAVWLGTDELLNRPVALKELLAAASRGNGAEGAAEARQRLMREGRIGARLQHPHVISMFDVVIHDERPWLVMEYLPSQSLAGVLSTKGPMEPREAADMGRQVADGLAAAHVAGVVHRDVKPGNVLIGEDGRVKLTDFGVSRAVDDVQLTRTGLIAGTPAFLAPEIARGHEPAAPSDVFALGATLYAAVEGIPPFGLDENAYALLHKVATGEVDPPQQAGPLAPVLMRLLAKEPEDRPTAAQARDLLALVAAGKDEPVTAATAVAPRPTVRAASAAPRGPEAGPATVVGAAAAGASAPRPRRRGRRVVVAVLVALLVAGGVITAVVLANAANSGDPVAAPVPPTSEPAPTTAAPTPTTAAPTTAPTTTPAPTTEPAAPAVDAVSFVQGYYSLLPGDTDSAWALLGPAAQAASGGRSGFDGFYAEMDSVSLQNARSAGDGIVEGTVVFDRRDGPTTNESYRFVVSSDNGSTVIESFSR, from the coding sequence ATGACTGCGCCCGAGGACCCGCCGACCCGTATCGGTAACCGCTACCGGCTCGAGGAGCGCATCGGGGCCGGGGCCATGGGCGCGGTCTGGCTGGGCACCGACGAGCTGCTCAACCGTCCCGTCGCGCTCAAGGAGCTGCTGGCCGCCGCCTCCCGCGGCAACGGCGCGGAGGGGGCCGCGGAGGCCCGCCAGCGCCTGATGCGCGAGGGCCGCATCGGGGCGCGGTTGCAGCACCCGCACGTCATCAGCATGTTCGACGTCGTCATCCACGACGAGCGGCCCTGGCTGGTCATGGAGTACCTGCCGTCGCAGTCGCTGGCCGGGGTGCTCTCCACGAAGGGCCCGATGGAGCCCCGGGAGGCCGCCGACATGGGCCGGCAGGTGGCCGACGGGCTCGCCGCCGCGCACGTCGCCGGGGTCGTGCACCGCGACGTCAAGCCCGGCAACGTCCTGATCGGCGAGGACGGGCGGGTCAAGCTCACCGACTTCGGCGTCTCCCGCGCAGTCGACGACGTGCAGCTCACCCGCACCGGCCTCATCGCGGGCACGCCGGCGTTCCTCGCCCCCGAGATCGCGCGCGGCCACGAGCCCGCGGCGCCGTCGGACGTGTTCGCACTCGGCGCCACGCTCTACGCGGCCGTCGAGGGCATCCCGCCGTTCGGCCTCGACGAGAACGCCTACGCGCTGCTGCACAAGGTGGCCACCGGCGAGGTCGACCCGCCGCAGCAGGCCGGGCCGCTGGCCCCGGTGCTGATGCGCCTGCTCGCGAAGGAGCCCGAGGACCGTCCCACCGCCGCACAGGCCCGCGACCTGCTCGCGCTCGTCGCCGCGGGCAAGGACGAGCCGGTCACGGCGGCCACCGCGGTCGCCCCGCGCCCGACGGTCCGCGCCGCCTCCGCGGCCCCCCGCGGGCCGGAGGCCGGTCCGGCCACGGTGGTCGGCGCCGCCGCGGCCGGGGCGTCGGCGCCGCGCCCGCGCCGCCGCGGCCGGCGCGTCGTCGTCGCCGTGCTGGTCGCGCTGCTCGTGGCCGGTGGCGTGATCACCGCCGTCGTGCTCGCCAACGCCGCGAACAGCGGTGACCCGGTGGCCGCCCCGGTCCCGCCGACCTCGGAGCCCGCCCCGACCACCGCGGCCCCGACCCCCACGACGGCGGCGCCCACCACCGCTCCCACGACCACGCCCGCCCCCACCACGGAACCGGCGGCGCCCGCCGTCGACGCGGTGAGCTTCGTGCAGGGCTACTACTCCCTCCTCCCCGGTGACACCGACTCCGCGTGGGCGCTGCTCGGACCGGCGGCGCAGGCGGCGTCCGGGGGCCGGTCGGGGTTCGACGGCTTCTACGCGGAGATGGACTCGGTGAGCCTGCAGAACGCCCGGTCCGCCGGGGACGGGATCGTCGAGGGCACCGTGGTCTTCGACCGCCGCGACGGCCCCACGACCAACGAGTCCTACCGGTTCGTCGTCTCCTCCGACAACGGGTCGACGGTTATCGAGTCGTTCAGCCGGTAG
- a CDS encoding S9 family peptidase, whose translation MVAGEGDLIPYSYLDAVPAPDGTSLAWVSDASGRPRAWTAAFDGTTVGPPRPVPAFDEDVQALSWSPDGRWLAAQLAPGGGERTRVRLIGPDGPVDIAPAARAVALGAWSPGGWRLGVTIFGDDGDGQACLVDVRDGTSTVLASGPAARVCAVSGDGRRAVVRLGRRGARELELVDLRSGLHTPLLPGGGAVVADARFDRTRLYVHTDAGHDRPVLMALDLRGRSAPRLVAARDDADLDGVALDPEAARVTLVWNVDGRSELELLDLRSGRAETLTPPPGDVVTSVAFTRDGRALLVGSEGPAVPPRVSHVPLWPGGAAAPLLADEAPDGLVEPDLEHFTAEDGLALTGWLFRPRTTPGPVPVLLWLHGGPEWQERPVFAPLFQALLAAGIAVFAPNVRGSTGYGRAFVAADDGPRRHAAITDVRAAVRFLVDSGHADPDRIGVAGRSYGGYLTLVALAWYPELFAVGVDVCGMSDLHTFYRDTEPWIATAATTEYGDPAADAALLRELSPLHRADAITAPVLVVHGEHDTNVPLGEATQIVEALRERGRAPGFLLFDGEGHEVRGVENRERFVDEVVRWVSGPLLDAATETRAG comes from the coding sequence GTGGTTGCAGGAGAGGGGGATCTGATCCCGTACAGCTACCTCGACGCCGTCCCGGCCCCGGACGGCACGTCACTGGCCTGGGTCTCCGACGCCTCGGGCCGCCCGCGCGCCTGGACGGCCGCCTTCGACGGGACCACCGTCGGCCCGCCGCGGCCGGTGCCCGCGTTCGACGAGGACGTCCAGGCGCTGAGCTGGTCGCCCGACGGGCGGTGGCTCGCCGCGCAGCTCGCCCCCGGCGGCGGGGAGCGCACGCGGGTGCGGCTGATCGGCCCCGACGGGCCCGTCGACATCGCCCCCGCCGCCCGTGCGGTCGCGCTGGGCGCCTGGTCCCCCGGCGGCTGGCGGCTCGGCGTCACGATCTTCGGCGACGACGGCGACGGGCAGGCGTGCCTGGTCGACGTCCGCGACGGCACGTCCACCGTGCTCGCCTCCGGCCCGGCGGCCCGGGTCTGCGCGGTCAGCGGCGACGGGCGGCGCGCGGTGGTCCGGCTCGGCCGCCGCGGCGCCCGCGAGCTGGAGCTCGTCGACCTGCGCTCGGGCCTGCACACGCCGCTGCTGCCCGGCGGGGGCGCGGTCGTCGCCGACGCGCGGTTCGACCGCACCCGCCTCTACGTCCACACCGACGCCGGGCACGACCGCCCCGTGCTGATGGCGCTGGACCTGCGCGGCCGCTCGGCCCCCCGGCTGGTCGCCGCCCGCGACGACGCCGACCTCGACGGCGTCGCGCTGGACCCCGAGGCCGCCCGCGTCACGCTCGTCTGGAACGTCGACGGGCGCAGCGAGCTGGAGCTGCTCGACCTGCGCTCCGGGCGCGCCGAGACCCTGACTCCCCCGCCCGGTGACGTCGTCACGTCCGTCGCGTTCACCCGCGACGGCCGCGCGCTGCTCGTCGGGAGCGAGGGGCCGGCGGTGCCGCCGCGGGTCTCGCACGTCCCGCTGTGGCCCGGCGGCGCCGCGGCGCCGCTGCTGGCCGACGAGGCCCCCGACGGGCTGGTCGAGCCCGACCTGGAGCACTTCACCGCCGAGGACGGGCTGGCGCTGACGGGCTGGCTGTTCCGCCCGCGGACCACGCCCGGCCCGGTACCGGTGCTGCTCTGGCTGCACGGCGGGCCGGAGTGGCAGGAGCGGCCGGTGTTCGCGCCGCTGTTCCAGGCCCTGCTCGCGGCCGGGATCGCGGTGTTCGCGCCGAACGTGCGCGGGTCCACCGGGTACGGGCGGGCGTTCGTCGCGGCCGACGACGGGCCCCGGCGGCACGCCGCGATCACCGACGTCCGCGCGGCCGTCCGGTTCCTCGTCGACTCCGGGCACGCCGACCCCGACCGGATCGGCGTCGCGGGCCGGTCCTACGGCGGCTACCTCACGCTCGTCGCGCTGGCCTGGTACCCGGAGCTGTTCGCCGTCGGCGTCGACGTGTGCGGCATGTCCGACCTGCACACCTTCTACCGCGACACCGAGCCGTGGATCGCGACCGCGGCCACCACCGAGTACGGCGACCCGGCGGCCGACGCGGCCCTGCTGCGCGAGCTGTCCCCGCTGCACCGGGCCGACGCGATCACCGCGCCGGTGCTGGTGGTGCACGGCGAGCACGACACGAACGTCCCGCTCGGGGAGGCGACCCAGATCGTCGAGGCGCTGCGGGAACGCGGCCGGGCCCCCGGGTTCCTGCTGTTCGACGGCGAGGGGCACGAGGTGCGGGGCGTCGAGAACCGGGAGCGGTTCGTCGACGAGGTCGTGCGGTGGGTGTCGGGGCCGCTGCTCGACGCCGCCACCGAGACCCGGGCCGGCTGA
- a CDS encoding N-acetylglutaminylglutamine amidotransferase: protein MCGIAGEISWTGPADVEAVARITAALAPRGPDGSGVHAAGAIALGHRRLKIIDLSERGAQPMVDPGLGLTAVFNGCIYNYRELRTELEGHGYRFFSDSDTEVLLKAFHRWGAGCVERFLGMFAFAVAERDTGVLTLGRDRLGIKPLYLAEAPGRLRFASTLPALLAGGGVDTSIDPVALHHYMSFHAIVPAPRTILAGVRKLPPATVRTVKPDGSSTEHVYWRPVHTRRAEHAGMDARDWADAVLESLRVAVRRRMVADVPVGVLLSGGLDSSLVVALLAGEGQTGLKTFSVGFHAAGGESGDEFVYSDLVAEHFATDHRQILVDPARMLPAVDAAIAAMAEPMVSHDCVAFHLLSEEVARDVTVVQSGQGADEVLAGYSWYPPLAGVPRDRAVDAYLAGFADRPHGDMSSVLQRDWLLDHDPSRAFVAAHFAEPGADDTLDAALRIDSTIMLVDDPVKRVDNMTMAWGLEARVPFLDHEFVELAAACPPEHKLASGGKGVLKAAARGVVPDGVIDRPKGYFPVPAIRHLAGPFLDRVRDAVTDPVAVRRGLVRPDWVAAMLADPNTTRTNLGSNALWQVALLEMWLQERGI from the coding sequence ATGTGCGGCATCGCGGGGGAGATCAGCTGGACGGGGCCCGCGGACGTGGAGGCGGTCGCCCGGATCACCGCGGCGCTCGCCCCGCGCGGGCCCGACGGGTCCGGGGTGCACGCCGCCGGGGCGATCGCGCTGGGCCACCGGCGACTGAAGATCATCGACCTGTCCGAGCGCGGCGCGCAGCCGATGGTCGACCCCGGGCTCGGGCTGACCGCGGTGTTCAACGGCTGCATCTACAACTACCGCGAGCTGCGCACGGAGCTGGAGGGCCACGGCTACCGCTTCTTCTCCGACTCCGACACCGAGGTGCTGCTCAAGGCGTTCCACCGGTGGGGAGCGGGGTGCGTCGAGCGCTTCCTGGGGATGTTCGCGTTCGCCGTCGCCGAGCGCGACACCGGCGTGCTGACCCTGGGCCGCGACCGCCTGGGCATCAAGCCGCTCTACCTGGCGGAGGCGCCGGGCCGGCTGCGGTTCGCCTCGACGCTCCCGGCGCTGCTCGCGGGCGGCGGGGTCGACACGTCGATCGACCCGGTCGCGCTGCACCACTACATGAGCTTCCACGCGATCGTGCCCGCCCCGCGCACGATCCTCGCCGGGGTGCGCAAGCTGCCGCCCGCCACCGTGCGGACGGTGAAGCCCGACGGGTCCTCGACCGAGCACGTGTACTGGCGGCCGGTCCACACCCGCCGCGCCGAGCACGCCGGGATGGACGCCCGCGACTGGGCCGACGCCGTGCTCGAGTCCCTGCGGGTCGCGGTGCGCCGCCGGATGGTGGCCGACGTGCCGGTCGGTGTCCTGCTCTCCGGCGGGCTGGACTCGTCGCTGGTCGTGGCCCTGCTGGCCGGGGAGGGGCAGACCGGGCTCAAGACGTTCAGCGTCGGGTTCCACGCCGCGGGCGGGGAGTCGGGCGACGAGTTCGTCTACTCCGACCTCGTCGCGGAGCACTTCGCCACCGACCACCGGCAGATCCTCGTCGACCCCGCGCGGATGCTGCCCGCCGTCGACGCGGCGATCGCGGCGATGGCCGAGCCGATGGTCAGCCACGACTGCGTGGCGTTCCACCTGCTGTCCGAGGAGGTGGCGCGCGACGTCACCGTGGTGCAGTCCGGGCAGGGCGCCGACGAGGTGCTGGCCGGCTACAGCTGGTACCCGCCGCTGGCCGGGGTACCGCGCGACCGCGCCGTCGACGCCTACCTGGCCGGGTTCGCCGACCGCCCGCACGGCGACATGTCCTCGGTGCTGCAGCGCGACTGGCTGCTCGACCACGACCCGAGCCGCGCGTTCGTCGCCGCCCACTTCGCCGAACCCGGCGCCGACGACACGCTCGACGCCGCCCTGCGCATCGACTCCACCATCATGCTGGTGGACGACCCGGTGAAGCGCGTCGACAACATGACGATGGCCTGGGGCCTGGAGGCGCGCGTCCCGTTCCTCGACCACGAGTTCGTCGAGCTCGCCGCGGCCTGCCCGCCCGAGCACAAGCTGGCCTCCGGAGGCAAGGGCGTGCTGAAGGCCGCGGCCCGCGGGGTCGTGCCCGACGGCGTCATCGACCGGCCCAAGGGATACTTCCCCGTACCGGCGATCCGGCACCTCGCGGGGCCGTTCCTCGACCGCGTCCGCGACGCCGTCACCGACCCGGTGGCCGTCCGCCGCGGCCTCGTGCGCCCCGACTGGGTCGCCGCCATGCTCGCCGACCCGAACACCACCCGCACCAACCTGGGCTCCAACGCGTTGTGGCAGGTAGCGCTGCTGGAGATGTGGTTGCAGGAGAGGGGGATCTGA